The proteins below are encoded in one region of Nitrosomonas ureae:
- a CDS encoding sensor histidine kinase: MFFTKDVHKISIVGGLLLLGLTLTTGITVYNAMRQQIETVLGRGLTGALEGKALLFQTRIEKGIEDTRALALRPFIVQFMQDLNDNIDNESASNNLTRNVNSLTLIGFSAAAVYDRNNNVLSQVGVFSSNENPIIPLDTDENSKLIWDNVFVLRTTVNVFNQGNRIGRITTETRLPNLTRSFRDIQSIGKSVEFLICAKLSENRQAIACLINSPGSIRFTHLGVSYNKEGSVSPKEMALEGKNGVASAVDYRNVPVIEAYTSLPAFSIVMLLKLDQDELFMPINDKLKDITLYLVALILAEILLLNWFIRKLISSEKEAHQSKIKAEEYSIELTNKEKELRKRLKEITCLYEIRQEMELEVSIDGVCQKIFKHLIPALQFPHASIAEILINDKRYVSQDYDKNQNIEAHSTNIIEIIKPVRSSDRKSIFNFFIHSDIYINHKNHGYLRVYYTQDAQSSNTEEQKLIDAVASVLEGWIELRQVEEALVSVAEGQVHKIGQELHDNIGQQIAAVAFQASVLEVQTGDTNIPREKISELAASIALQTQNLVVNIKQLSKVLLPFELETNGLISALQTLATRISETYNVICKFTNNISDEDVGSVIALNMYRVAQEAINNAVIHGKARHISISLTIEESNEKLLHLTISDDGQGFDESESSSEEDLFSGMGIKIMHYRAKQLDGKLKILRRNVSGVEVHFIVPVNQGDN; the protein is encoded by the coding sequence GTGTTCTTTACCAAGGATGTTCACAAAATCAGCATCGTAGGCGGTCTATTGTTATTGGGATTGACACTGACAACCGGAATCACTGTTTATAATGCAATGCGCCAGCAGATTGAAACCGTATTGGGTAGGGGATTGACTGGAGCCCTAGAAGGTAAGGCTTTATTATTTCAGACGAGAATAGAAAAAGGAATAGAAGATACCCGGGCACTGGCTCTCAGGCCCTTTATTGTTCAGTTTATGCAGGATCTAAATGATAATATCGATAATGAAAGTGCCAGTAACAATCTTACTCGTAATGTCAATTCCCTTACACTGATAGGTTTTAGTGCGGCTGCAGTTTATGACCGGAATAACAACGTGTTATCTCAAGTTGGTGTATTTAGCTCGAACGAAAATCCCATAATACCATTAGATACTGACGAAAACTCTAAGCTAATTTGGGATAATGTTTTTGTACTGCGTACAACCGTAAATGTATTTAACCAGGGAAACAGAATTGGAAGAATCACTACGGAAACACGATTACCGAATTTAACCCGAAGTTTCAGGGATATTCAATCTATTGGAAAGAGTGTGGAATTTCTAATCTGCGCCAAATTATCTGAAAATCGTCAAGCCATCGCATGTCTTATCAATAGTCCGGGTTCTATTAGATTTACACACTTAGGGGTTAGCTATAACAAAGAAGGCAGTGTTTCTCCAAAAGAAATGGCGCTAGAAGGAAAGAACGGCGTTGCTTCTGCAGTCGATTATAGAAATGTTCCTGTTATTGAGGCATATACTTCATTACCCGCTTTTAGCATTGTGATGTTGCTGAAATTGGACCAGGATGAATTATTTATGCCGATTAATGATAAATTAAAAGACATCACCCTCTATTTGGTGGCCCTGATTCTTGCTGAAATTCTGTTATTGAACTGGTTTATCAGAAAACTCATAAGCTCTGAAAAGGAAGCACATCAATCAAAGATTAAGGCTGAAGAATATTCCATTGAATTAACCAATAAAGAAAAAGAGTTACGTAAAAGACTAAAGGAAATAACCTGTCTTTATGAGATACGCCAGGAAATGGAATTGGAAGTATCAATCGACGGAGTATGTCAGAAAATTTTTAAGCACCTGATCCCCGCTTTACAATTTCCACATGCCAGCATAGCGGAAATTTTAATCAACGATAAGCGCTATGTTTCTCAAGACTATGACAAAAATCAAAACATTGAAGCACACTCCACTAATATTATTGAAATAATAAAACCCGTCAGATCAAGCGATAGAAAATCTATATTTAATTTTTTTATTCACTCCGATATCTATATTAATCATAAGAATCATGGATACTTACGGGTTTACTACACGCAGGATGCGCAAAGCTCCAATACTGAAGAGCAAAAACTTATCGATGCTGTCGCAAGTGTTTTAGAAGGTTGGATCGAACTTAGGCAGGTTGAGGAAGCTCTGGTATCTGTTGCTGAAGGTCAGGTTCATAAAATTGGACAAGAGTTACACGACAATATTGGTCAGCAAATAGCTGCGGTTGCATTTCAAGCCAGTGTACTGGAAGTGCAAACCGGCGATACGAATATACCGCGCGAGAAAATCTCGGAATTGGCAGCATCCATTGCGCTACAAACACAAAATCTCGTGGTAAATATTAAGCAACTTTCAAAAGTTCTATTACCTTTCGAATTAGAAACGAATGGATTGATTTCCGCTCTTCAAACACTCGCAACTAGAATTAGCGAGACGTATAATGTAATCTGTAAGTTCACCAACAATATTAGCGATGAGGACGTGGGTAGCGTAATAGCGCTAAATATGTATAGAGTTGCCCAGGAAGCGATTAATAATGCAGTAATTCATGGTAAAGCAAGGCATATATCAATTTCTTTAACCATAGAAGAATCAAATGAAAAACTTCTGCACCTCACAATCAGTGATGATGGCCAAGGCTTCGACGAATCCGAATCTAGTTCAGAAGAAGATTTGTTTTCGGGAATGGGAATAAAGATTATGCATTACCGTGCAAAACAATTGGATGGCAAGTTAAAAATCTTAAGACGAAATGTGAGTGGTGTAGAAGTGCATTTCATAGTTCCAGTAAATCAAGGTGACAATTAG
- a CDS encoding response regulator: MLVDDHAMIRHGMAMLINMEADMEVSCEAGDGPEAIEIIKKNIKEKIPIDILILDVSLKSVSGLEIIKSIQLLAPSLPVLFISMHDESVYAERALRAGARGYVMKQEPRNVLIAAIREVLKGNIFLSKSIQEQVLRRIAVRGYKQEATVSALTPSEFEVFHLIGLGYNSHEISNLLSRSVKTIETHRFNIRTKLKLRDTGDLIRYATKWFADQ, encoded by the coding sequence ATGTTAGTTGATGATCACGCCATGATTAGGCACGGCATGGCAATGCTGATTAACATGGAAGCGGATATGGAAGTCTCTTGTGAAGCAGGAGATGGTCCGGAAGCCATTGAAATTATCAAGAAAAATATCAAGGAAAAAATTCCAATTGATATATTGATCTTGGATGTTTCACTTAAATCAGTATCCGGGCTTGAAATAATCAAAAGCATCCAATTATTAGCCCCCTCATTGCCTGTATTATTTATTTCGATGCATGATGAATCTGTCTACGCTGAACGTGCATTAAGAGCCGGTGCTCGTGGGTATGTCATGAAACAGGAGCCTAGAAATGTTCTGATAGCAGCGATTCGTGAAGTATTGAAAGGTAATATTTTTCTGAGTAAAAGTATACAAGAACAAGTATTAAGGCGAATTGCAGTGAGAGGCTATAAGCAAGAGGCTACGGTAAGTGCGCTGACTCCCAGTGAATTCGAGGTATTCCACTTAATTGGTCTTGGCTATAACAGCCATGAAATTTCAAACTTATTATCCCGTAGCGTTAAAACGATAGAAACACATCGATTTAATATTCGTACTAAATTGAAATTGAGAGATACGGGAGATTTAATACGTTATGCAACCAAATGGTTTGCAGATCAATAA
- a CDS encoding universal stress protein — MYKKVYIAIDESEFSKQALTVATKIAETFKASLCIAHCINNDDLESSQEAGLEVLEKAKSNINGLEIETKLLVVDDQYGLNAISMAIAESATEWKADLLVVGTSNRKGLERFFSGSVAEELIKKVDCSIMLVRIS, encoded by the coding sequence ATGTACAAAAAAGTCTATATTGCAATTGATGAGAGCGAATTCTCAAAACAGGCCCTGACAGTGGCCACAAAAATTGCTGAAACTTTCAAGGCATCCTTATGTATAGCGCATTGTATTAATAATGATGATCTTGAGTCCAGCCAGGAAGCAGGGCTTGAAGTATTGGAAAAAGCAAAATCAAATATCAATGGCTTAGAAATCGAAACAAAGCTTCTCGTCGTTGATGATCAGTACGGTCTGAATGCAATCAGTATGGCAATCGCAGAATCAGCAACAGAATGGAAAGCGGATTTGCTTGTAGTTGGCACTTCAAATCGTAAAGGACTTGAGCGCTTCTTTTCTGGCTCTGTAGCAGAGGAGTTAATTAAGAAGGTGGATTGTTCAATAATGCTGGTACGGATTAGTTAA
- a CDS encoding SulP family inorganic anion transporter, with amino-acid sequence MATHIDKESSASKRHLEDINAGGYGSAAFQAQYFFRDTAAGLITGAMAIPLSIGIAIMSDYPIKVGLATVVFASLIGWLFAWFRPGNYIGSPGIAAGLAPVLALGVASFGWENMAFCIFMTAVMQAVIWKFNWQRYLLVAVPVYLVEGLLAGVGLKIFLKFSEFTYEIPAEMVTEDFWNEARIQMVAISATGTAFFLFLFSKFKDRQPAIPYFALIIGGVILAQFVNVPMISVEDVDLYLKLPLPTEDVTMMMMVYMLLFCAMLAIVDVIEQVMSNAAIEKIDPLKRKTNSNNSLLAIWVANLGSSFFHGMTNLDGLAKSTTNRLAGAMTKFSVLIIGCVVCFFTFNVQYLDFLPKFALAAIMLFTGYKMIAGLVHVTHYGSYALILAVITAGLVFKVGIFEGLLAAMVIHGVIHYMVYTKHDHMPGREVVKRYFRSLKTDNSNLQ; translated from the coding sequence ATGGCAACGCATATCGATAAAGAATCATCAGCAAGCAAGCGCCATCTAGAAGATATAAACGCGGGCGGGTATGGATCTGCTGCTTTTCAGGCCCAATATTTTTTTCGTGATACTGCTGCCGGCTTAATAACGGGTGCAATGGCGATTCCACTATCAATCGGGATCGCTATCATGTCTGATTATCCTATTAAAGTGGGCTTGGCCACAGTAGTGTTTGCTTCACTGATAGGATGGTTGTTCGCGTGGTTTAGGCCGGGTAATTATATCGGATCGCCAGGTATCGCCGCCGGACTTGCTCCCGTCCTGGCGCTTGGAGTAGCTTCTTTCGGTTGGGAGAATATGGCGTTCTGCATTTTCATGACTGCGGTAATGCAAGCGGTTATATGGAAATTCAATTGGCAAAGATATTTGCTTGTGGCGGTGCCAGTGTATCTGGTAGAAGGCTTACTGGCCGGTGTTGGACTAAAAATTTTCCTGAAATTCTCTGAGTTTACCTACGAAATTCCAGCAGAAATGGTGACTGAGGATTTCTGGAATGAAGCACGTATACAAATGGTGGCGATATCCGCTACGGGGACTGCCTTTTTCCTATTTCTTTTTTCAAAATTCAAGGATAGGCAGCCTGCAATTCCTTACTTCGCACTTATCATAGGGGGGGTGATTCTGGCGCAATTTGTGAATGTTCCTATGATTTCAGTTGAAGACGTTGATCTTTATTTAAAACTACCGTTACCTACAGAAGATGTCACCATGATGATGATGGTTTACATGCTTCTATTCTGCGCGATGCTGGCAATCGTAGATGTGATCGAACAAGTAATGAGTAATGCAGCAATTGAGAAAATTGATCCGCTGAAACGCAAAACCAATAGTAACAATAGCTTGCTAGCGATCTGGGTTGCTAATCTTGGTTCAAGCTTCTTCCATGGCATGACAAATCTGGATGGTCTTGCCAAGAGTACAACTAACAGACTGGCTGGCGCCATGACTAAATTCTCAGTTTTAATCATCGGTTGCGTTGTTTGTTTCTTCACCTTTAATGTGCAATATCTTGATTTTTTACCAAAATTTGCATTGGCAGCGATCATGCTTTTCACGGGTTATAAGATGATAGCAGGACTGGTCCATGTGACGCATTATGGTTCATATGCACTGATCCTGGCAGTGATTACTGCAGGTTTAGTGTTTAAGGTGGGTATCTTTGAAGGGTTGTTGGCTGCAATGGTAATCCACGGTGTCATTCACTATATGGTTTATACAAAACATGATCATATGCCTGGAAGAGAAGTTGTAAAAAGATATTTTCGTAGTTTAAAGACTGATAACTCGAATTTGCAATAA
- a CDS encoding branched-chain amino acid transaminase produces the protein MSMADRDGVIWYDGKMVPWRDANTHVLTHTLHYGLGVFEGLRAYETAQGSAIFRLQEHTDRLFNSAHIFMMKIPYSKDVIMQAQCDVVKQNQLTSGYIRPIAFYGAEAMGLSAKTLSVHVAIAAWPWGTYLGPESLENGIRVKTSSFTRHHVNINMCRAKSVTTYANSILANQEVGLNGYDEALLLDVEGYVAEGSGENIFIIKQGKIYTPDLTSCLEGITRASIIELAAEIGIPVIEKRITRDEVYCADEAFFTGTAAEVTPIRELDNRIIGAGKRGPITTQLQTLFFDCVKGKAKNHADWLTLI, from the coding sequence ATGTCAATGGCTGACCGTGACGGTGTGATCTGGTATGACGGAAAGATGGTTCCCTGGCGGGATGCCAATACGCATGTATTAACCCATACGCTGCATTACGGCTTGGGCGTTTTTGAAGGGCTGCGCGCCTATGAAACCGCGCAAGGATCAGCGATATTCCGCTTGCAGGAACATACTGACCGTTTGTTTAACTCGGCGCATATTTTCATGATGAAAATACCTTATAGCAAGGATGTCATCATGCAGGCGCAATGCGATGTCGTGAAACAAAACCAATTGACTTCCGGTTATATTCGCCCGATCGCTTTCTACGGCGCCGAAGCAATGGGGCTTTCCGCCAAAACATTATCCGTGCATGTCGCCATTGCCGCCTGGCCGTGGGGTACGTATTTGGGTCCAGAAAGCCTGGAGAATGGCATTCGCGTCAAGACTTCGTCGTTCACCCGACATCATGTCAACATTAATATGTGCCGCGCCAAATCAGTCACCACTTACGCCAATTCAATTCTCGCCAATCAGGAAGTCGGATTGAATGGATATGATGAAGCATTGCTGCTGGATGTTGAAGGGTATGTTGCAGAAGGATCGGGAGAAAATATTTTTATTATCAAACAAGGAAAAATTTACACACCTGATCTGACTTCCTGCCTGGAAGGCATCACTCGCGCATCCATTATTGAATTGGCGGCAGAAATAGGCATTCCCGTTATTGAGAAACGCATTACACGCGATGAAGTTTACTGCGCGGATGAAGCCTTTTTCACCGGCACTGCTGCCGAAGTAACGCCCATTCGCGAATTGGATAACCGCATTATCGGAGCTGGTAAGCGCGGGCCGATTACCACGCAGCTACAAACGCTATTTTTTGATTGTGTCAAAGGTAAAGCCAAGAATCACGCCGACTGGCTTACCTTGATTTAA
- a CDS encoding zinc-finger domain-containing protein, protein MNQQTNNKAREIEVTTDDLPLHCPMPSMLLWNSHPRVFLPIEATGEALCPYCGTHYTLKGGAASGHH, encoded by the coding sequence ATGAATCAACAAACCAATAATAAAGCCCGAGAGATCGAAGTGACTACTGACGACTTACCACTCCATTGCCCCATGCCATCGATGCTGTTATGGAATTCCCATCCACGCGTTTTCCTACCGATCGAGGCCACCGGAGAAGCGCTTTGCCCATACTGCGGTACCCATTACACGCTGAAAGGCGGCGCTGCATCAGGTCATCACTGA